GAATTCCGCTTCGGCCGGCCGTTCCTGAGACGACTCCAGAATGCCGAGACGAAACGCGCCGCAGGGTCGCGGACAACGAAGCTCATCTTCAGTTCCGGGTCGGCCGCCAGCGCTTCGCGCAGCCTGACATCATGGCCGAAACGGCGGAAATCCACGTTGTGCGCCGCCGCCAGAGGCCCGATGTGCTCCAGCACCGCGTTGCCACCGGTCTTGCCGATATGAAGAAATCCGAACGACACGATACCCCCGCTGGAATCGGGCTTAGACTAGCCACCCGGCTGCCGGCGAAGCAACTGTCCGGACGCCAGCCCTGTGGGCTCCATGCCACACTCCGACCGCTGCGCGGCCCGGGGGTCCATGTCATGGCATCCGAACTCTGTTAGTGTCGTTGGCCGACACGGAGCATTGTCGATGGCAACCGCAGATGAACGGACCACGGCCCAGGGGCCCAGGGGAGACGAGACCGACCGCCTCGACTTCCTGCAGGCCATCGTCGAGACGACCGACGCCATCGTCGTCGCCGCCGACGCGGAGGGCCGCATCATCTGGGTCAACGACGCCTTCACGCGCATCACCGGTTTCAGAGGCTCGGAAGCGCGCGGCCGTTTTCTCTGGTCGTTCCGGGTCCCCGAGGAGCAGGAGCCCGGCCGCGAGGCGTTTCTCGAAGCGGTCGGACGCACGGACGAACGCCGCTTCGAGAGCCGCTGGCTGACCCGTGACGGCTCGGAACTCTGCCTCTCCTGGTCCACACGCACCCTGTTCGACGAGAATGGCGCGGTCCGTTTCCGCGTCGGCACGGCGGTCGACGTCACCGCCGAAAGGCGGAACGCGGCGCGCGCGCTCGACCTGGGGGAGATGCTCGACCAGGTCGGCGAAGCGGTGATCCTCGTCGATCCCGACTCCGTCATTCAGTACGCCAACCGGGAAGCCGTCGAACTCTACAGGACGCCGCTGAAGAAACTGATCGGCAAGTCGAACCGGGATTTCATCCCCGAGGCCGAGGCCGAGCGGTTCGAGAAGTTCCAGCAGACATTGCGGGACAGCATGGAGCCGCAGGCCATCGAGACGGACCGGATCCGCGGTGACGGCACGGTGGTGCCCGTGGAGTTGCGCGTCTCTCCAATCCGGGACTCCGCCGGCAAACTCAGCGGGTTCGTCAGCGTGTCCTACGACATTACCGACCAGATCCGGCTGCAGGAACGCGCACGCGCCATCGCCGACCGCAACGCCGTCCTGGTCCGGCTGCTGGAGAACCTGCCCGACCCCGTCTTCTACATGCGCCCGGACGGCACCCTCGGCTATGCCAATGACGCCGTAGAAGACGTCTATGGCTACAAACCGGAAGAACTGCTCGACGGGCCCATGGCCCGGGTGCGGCCGCTCGACCGCGCAAAGCACATGGCCGAGTTCGTGGCCCGCGCCATCGAAACGGGCGAGCCCTGCATCATGGAAACACAGGCGCTGCACAAGGACGGCCACCGGGTCGAGGTCGAGGTCCGCGCCGTGCGCATCGACGACGCAGACGGCAACTATGCCGGTCTGGCCGGCTTCGCCCGCGACATCGGCGAGCGCAAGCGGATGGAGACCGAACTGCGCCGCCACGCCAGCACCGACACGCTGACCGGCCTGGCCAACCGCCGGCATTTCGAGACCATCGCCGCCGCCGAGGTGAAGCGCGCCGCGCGCTACGGTCATCCCCTGTCGTTCATTACCTGCGACCTGGACCACTTCAAGCGCGTCAACGACAGCTTCGGCCATGACGGCGGCGACGTCGCCCAGCAGCGTTTCGCCCAGATCGTGAGCGCCAGCCTGCGTCTGCCGACCGACGTGGCGGCTCGACTCGGCGGCGAGGAGTTCGGCGTGCTGCTGCCGGAAACCGATATCGACAGCGCCGTGGCGGTCGCCGAGCGGATCCGCCGGCGCACCGAGGAGGCGGCCATCGAGTTCGGCGGCCGCCCGGTGCGCCTGACCGTCAGCCTGGGGGTCAGCCAGCATGCGGCAGGTGAGTCGTCCCTGGCAGCGGCGATGAAGCGGGCCGACCGCGCGCTCTACGAAGCCAAGGGCGCGGGACGCAACAGGACATGCACGGCGTCGGCCTGACTAGACCTTGTAATTCTCTTTGACATTGCCGACATCCCCGTGATCCGCTTCCACTCGAGGAAACAAGATCCCGGCGGCTGCGGGGTTGAACTCGTGACCGTCTCATGAAGGGAGGGGCAAGATGTTCAAGAAGATCATGGTTCCGGTGGACCTGAATCACGCCGACAAGCTGCAGAAGGCGCTGAATACTGCCGCCGATCTGGCAAACCACTATGGCGCGACGATCTGCTATGTCGGCGTGACGGCAGCGACGCCGGGCGCCGTCGCCCACAATCCCGAGGAGTTCGGCCGCAAGCTGGCCGCCTTTGCCGACGAACAGGCGGGCGCGCGCGGCGTGAAGACGGAATCGAAGCCGATGACCAGCCACGATCCCGCCGTCGATCTGGACGACACGCTGATGGAGGCGCTCGAGCAGACCGGCTGCGACCTGGTGGTCATGGCGACCCACGTCCCCAATATCAGCGACTATCTCTGGTCGTCGAACGGCGGCCGGATCGCCAATCACACTCGGGCTTCGGTCTTTCTCGTGCGTGACTGACCTCTCGGGGTCCCCGCTCAGCCGGCGCGCCACCAGTTGACCAGCCCGCCGGCCAGCAGCACTTCACGCTCGCGTGCGCCAAGGTCGAGCCGGAGCACGATCTCCGCGCCCCGTCCCGTCCGCGCGGTGATCGAATCCGCGTCAGCCACTGCGCCGCGCAGTCCGCTCAGCGTCATCCGGCCATCCTGATCCAGTTCCCCGGGATCGTCCTCGTCGTCCAGGAGCAGCGGCGCGACGCCATAGTTGATCAGGTTCTGGCGATGGATGCGCGCAAAGCTGCGGGCGGCGACCGCGCGAAGCCCGAGCGCGCGTGGCGCGATCGCCGCATGTTCCCGGCTGGAACCCTGGCCGTAATTTTCCCCGGCGACAATGACGTGACCGTCGCGCTCCTCGCGCGCCGCGGCGGCCCTCTTCGCATAGCCCTTGTCGATCACCCGGAAGGCAAACTCGGCGATCTTCGGGATATTGCTGCGATAGGGCAGGATGTCTGTGCCCGCGGGCATGATCTCGTCGGTGGAGATGTCGTCGCCCAGCTTGAGCAGCACCTGCAGGTCCAGTTCATCCGGCATCGCCTCGAAATCCGGAATGCTGGCGATGTTGGGGCCCTTCACCAGTTCGGTCTCCTCCGCCGATTGGGGCCGCGGCGGCGCGGCGAAATTCTCCCAGTCGAATGCGGGCCGGCGGGGCGGCGCGATCTTCGGGTGCGCCATATCCAGTTCGCGGGGATCGGTGATGCGTCCGGTCAGCGCCGCGGCGGCGGCCGTCTCCGGGCTGCAGAGAAAGACGCTGTCCTCCGGCGTGCCCGAGCGGTCCGGGAAGTTGCGCGGCACGGTACGCAGGCTGTTGCGCCCCGTCGCCGGGGCCTGCCCCATGCCGATGCAGCCATTGCAGCCTGCCTGATGCAAACGCGCGCCAGCCGCCAGCAGGGCCGAGAGATGGCCATCGCCCGCCAGGTCACGCAGGTCGTCTCGGCTGGCCGGGTTGATGTCCAGCGACACCTGGGCCGGGCGGTTGCGGCCGCGCATCATTTCGGCGACGACGGCGAAGTCGCGGAATCCCGGGTTGGCCGAGGATCCGAAATAGGCCTGATAGACCTCCGCGCCCGCCACATCCCGCACGGGAACGACGTTGCCGGGGCTCGACGGCTTCGCGATCAGCGGCTCCAGTTCCGAAAGGTCGATTTTCTCGTGATGGTCGTAGCCGGCGCCGTCGTCGGCGGTCCACGGCGTATGGTCCCCGTCCCGGCCGTGAAGGGCGAGATAGTCCCTGACCGCCGCATCGGCGGGAAAGACGCTTGAGGTGGCGCCCAGTTCGGTGCCCATGTTGGCGATGACGTGACGGTCCATGACGCCGAGCGCTTCCAGTCCCGGGCCATGGTATTCGATGACCCGCCCGCGCCCTCCGGCGACGCCGTGGCGGCGGAGCATCTCCAGAATCACGTCCTTGGCGCTGACCCAGTCGGGCAGTTCGCCGATGAGCCTGACGCCCCAGACTTCCGGCATGTCGAGGACGAAAGGTTCGCCGGCCATCGCCATGGCGACATCGATGCCGCCTGCTCCCATCGCCAGCATGCCCATCGCGCCGGCGGCGGGCGTATGGCTGTCGGCGCCCAGCAGAGTCCGTCCCGGCTTGCAGAAATACCTGGTGTGCAGCGGGTGGCTGACCCCGTTGCCGGGCGGGCTGAACCAGACGCCGAAGCGCCGGCAGGCGCTTTCGAGGAACAGGTGATCGTCCGGGTTGCGGTTGTCGGTCTGGAGCAGATTGTGGTCCACGTACTGGACGGACACTTCGGTCTTCACCCGCTCCAGCGCCATCGCCTCCAGCGCCAGCATGACGAGCGTACCCGTCGCATCCTGGGTCAGGGTCTGGTCGATGGCGAGGTGGATCGGCTCGCCGGGTTTCATGCGGCCTTCCAGCAGGTGCTCTGCAATCAGCTTGCGAGTGAGATTCTCGGCCATGGGGCCCTCCTGCTTCTATCCGGGTCCCGGCGCGGACGGCTCCGGCCGGTCGAGCGCGCCATGGATCGCATGCCGCCAGAGCCGCTCCTTCAGACCGGCAGGATTCGACAGTCCCATGCGGGCCAGCGCCGCTTCCGCATCGCTGTCGGGCCGGCCGCGGCGCAACCCCCGCCAGACCAGTCTCGCCAGCCGCGCGGGTGAACCCGACGACCGCTTCAGTTCGGCCAGCGCCGGCAGCAGAGCCTGTTCGGCTTCGGTGTATTCGGTGCCGAACGGATAGGTCGGCAACAGCCCCGCCTCCGCCGCCGGTCCAAGCGCCTCCGCCAGCGTAGCCGGCGTGTTCCGCCGCCAGGCGACGGGCAAGCGGAAATCGGACGGGAGCTTGCTCGCGGCCTTCGCCTGCCTGACCAGATCGTCCTGAAAGCGGGCGTCCGCGACCGACAGCATCTCACCGATCACCCGGGCGTCGGTCCGCCCCCGCATGTCGGCCACACCGTACTCGGTGACGACGATGTCGCGCATCTGCCGGGGCACGGTCTGATGGCCATAGGACCAGAGGATATTGCTCTCCGCCCCCTTCGACGTCTGCCGCGTGGCGTCGAGCATGAGCACGGAACGGGCGTCCGGCAGGGCGAAGGCCTGCTGCACGAAGTCGAACTGACCGCCGACGCCGCTGACCACCTGACCATTCTCCAGACCGTCGGAGACGGCCGCGCCGGTCAGGGTCGCCATCATCGCCTTGTTGATGAAGCGGGCGCCGGGCCGCTCCCGGCGCTTGCGTTCCAGGTCGGTGGCGGCGCCATTGACGAAGCCCACGTCGGTCATCCCGATCAGGTCGCGTTCGGAGCGGGAGAGGTCCCGCAATTCTGCCTGATAGGCGCGCGATCCGACGAAGAAGGCCGAATGCACCAGGCAGCCGTCGACTTCCCGTCGAATAACGCCGGCGCGGATCAGCCGGAGCAGGCCCTCGACCAGCATCTCGCTGGCCGCATAGATGCCCTCTTCGAAAGGGCCGTCATGGTACAGATCCTCCCGATCGTCGGCGGGACCGAGCCGGGCGACGATCTCCCGGAAACGGGCGTTGTCGCGGTGGCGCAGGATCAGCGCGTTGGCGACCGCGTCGCCGATGGAGCCGATGCCGATCTGGAGCGTGCCGCCATCGGGGACCAGTCTCGCCGCGTGGATGCCGGCGGCATGATCCGCCAGGCTGACCGGCCCCTTCGGTATGCCGAACAGCGCGAAGCCTTCGCCGTCGCGCAGCACGTCGTCGAACTCCGCCGCATCGATCTCCGCATCGCGACCCATCCAGGGCATTTCGCCGTTCACTTCCGCGACGAAACGGAACGCGGCCCGCCCGTCCCGGCGGGCCTGGAGCAGCGGCAGGGTGATGTCGGGATTGCTGCCGAGACTGAATTTTCGCTCGTCGATTTCCTGTTTTCCGGCAACGAGTTGTCCGACGACATTCACATCCGAATCGAGGATGTAACGGAGCACGTCGGTATAGTTCGCCGAGACGT
Above is a genomic segment from Minwuia thermotolerans containing:
- a CDS encoding universal stress protein — protein: MFKKIMVPVDLNHADKLQKALNTAADLANHYGATICYVGVTAATPGAVAHNPEEFGRKLAAFADEQAGARGVKTESKPMTSHDPAVDLDDTLMEALEQTGCDLVVMATHVPNISDYLWSSNGGRIANHTRASVFLVRD
- a CDS encoding PAS domain S-box protein, with protein sequence MATADERTTAQGPRGDETDRLDFLQAIVETTDAIVVAADAEGRIIWVNDAFTRITGFRGSEARGRFLWSFRVPEEQEPGREAFLEAVGRTDERRFESRWLTRDGSELCLSWSTRTLFDENGAVRFRVGTAVDVTAERRNAARALDLGEMLDQVGEAVILVDPDSVIQYANREAVELYRTPLKKLIGKSNRDFIPEAEAERFEKFQQTLRDSMEPQAIETDRIRGDGTVVPVELRVSPIRDSAGKLSGFVSVSYDITDQIRLQERARAIADRNAVLVRLLENLPDPVFYMRPDGTLGYANDAVEDVYGYKPEELLDGPMARVRPLDRAKHMAEFVARAIETGEPCIMETQALHKDGHRVEVEVRAVRIDDADGNYAGLAGFARDIGERKRMETELRRHASTDTLTGLANRRHFETIAAAEVKRAARYGHPLSFITCDLDHFKRVNDSFGHDGGDVAQQRFAQIVSASLRLPTDVAARLGGEEFGVLLPETDIDSAVAVAERIRRRTEEAAIEFGGRPVRLTVSLGVSQHAAGESSLAAAMKRADRALYEAKGAGRNRTCTASA
- a CDS encoding acetyl-CoA hydrolase/transferase C-terminal domain-containing protein, yielding MADRPQGWSDAEALAESVIRETGGRVVLALPLGIGKPNTLVNAIYRRARADRSVSLTIFTALTLNPPEGRSVLERRFIEPVAERLFADHAPLDYAADMRRGDTPDNIEVREFFLAAGQWLGVPAAQQNHVSANYTDVLRYILDSDVNVVGQLVAGKQEIDERKFSLGSNPDITLPLLQARRDGRAAFRFVAEVNGEMPWMGRDAEIDAAEFDDVLRDGEGFALFGIPKGPVSLADHAAGIHAARLVPDGGTLQIGIGSIGDAVANALILRHRDNARFREIVARLGPADDREDLYHDGPFEEGIYAASEMLVEGLLRLIRAGVIRREVDGCLVHSAFFVGSRAYQAELRDLSRSERDLIGMTDVGFVNGAATDLERKRRERPGARFINKAMMATLTGAAVSDGLENGQVVSGVGGQFDFVQQAFALPDARSVLMLDATRQTSKGAESNILWSYGHQTVPRQMRDIVVTEYGVADMRGRTDARVIGEMLSVADARFQDDLVRQAKAASKLPSDFRLPVAWRRNTPATLAEALGPAAEAGLLPTYPFGTEYTEAEQALLPALAELKRSSGSPARLARLVWRGLRRGRPDSDAEAALARMGLSNPAGLKERLWRHAIHGALDRPEPSAPGPG
- a CDS encoding aconitate hydratase: MAENLTRKLIAEHLLEGRMKPGEPIHLAIDQTLTQDATGTLVMLALEAMALERVKTEVSVQYVDHNLLQTDNRNPDDHLFLESACRRFGVWFSPPGNGVSHPLHTRYFCKPGRTLLGADSHTPAAGAMGMLAMGAGGIDVAMAMAGEPFVLDMPEVWGVRLIGELPDWVSAKDVILEMLRRHGVAGGRGRVIEYHGPGLEALGVMDRHVIANMGTELGATSSVFPADAAVRDYLALHGRDGDHTPWTADDGAGYDHHEKIDLSELEPLIAKPSSPGNVVPVRDVAGAEVYQAYFGSSANPGFRDFAVVAEMMRGRNRPAQVSLDINPASRDDLRDLAGDGHLSALLAAGARLHQAGCNGCIGMGQAPATGRNSLRTVPRNFPDRSGTPEDSVFLCSPETAAAAALTGRITDPRELDMAHPKIAPPRRPAFDWENFAAPPRPQSAEETELVKGPNIASIPDFEAMPDELDLQVLLKLGDDISTDEIMPAGTDILPYRSNIPKIAEFAFRVIDKGYAKRAAAAREERDGHVIVAGENYGQGSSREHAAIAPRALGLRAVAARSFARIHRQNLINYGVAPLLLDDEDDPGELDQDGRMTLSGLRGAVADADSITARTGRGAEIVLRLDLGAREREVLLAGGLVNWWRAG